The genomic segment GCCTTTCGGCACTACGACGAAAGTCGTCACTTCCCCATTCCGCGGGAGCCGTTTCGCCGATGAGCCGGGTGGTGCCCCTGCGTACGCTTTGCGCCATGGCCCGGCGTGTACTTGGCGTGCTGATCACCGTGCTCGCGGTGACCGCTTGCGTGATCAGCAGCATTTTCGTTTTCGCGTCCACCGGTTACCTGCCCGAGGCCGACACGTTCGTGCCGAACGCGTGGTCGACGCTGAGCTTCCTGGCGGCGATCGGCGCGGCCGTCATGCTCTGCTGGCGTCACCAGTGGCCGCTGGTGATCACCGGGATCACGCTCGTCCCCTCACTCCTGCTCGGCGCGGACGCCCTCGCCGCGCTGGTGGCGCTCGCCGCGCTGGCCGCCAACCGACGCGACCACTGGCTCTGGGCCGCCGCCGGCGCCGTCTACGCCGCCACCGCGCTGGCGGTGCTCAGGGACGCGAACCGGCACGAGGAGGTGTCGATCGCCGGCGCGATCGTCGGCACGCAGTACGGCTTCGCGCAGATCGTCGGCGTGCTGGTGCTGACCGCGATCATGCTCGCGATCCCGCTCACCGTCGGCATCGTGCGCGGGGTGCGCGGCGACCTCGCCCGCCGCGAGGCCCAGGAGCAGGAGCTGCGGGCGGAGATGACGCGCCGTGCCGAACGCACGCGCATCGCCCGCGAGATGCACGACGTGCTCGGGCACCGGCTTTCCCTGCTGTCACTGCAAGCCGGCGCGCTCGAAGTCACCCACGACCCCGAGTCGTCGACCGTCGCGGCGCGCACGGTCCGGACCACCGCTCGACAGTCCCTTGAGGACTTGCGTCAGGTGATCGGCGTGCTGCGCGACGGTCAGGGTTTCGCCGACCGGGAAACGGGTTCACCGTCGCCGGAACGTCCACAACCGACACTGACCGACCTGCCGGAGCTGATCGCCGGCGCCCGGCAGTCCGGTCTGCCGGTGAACGCCACGATCATGCTCGACCAGGCGACCGCCGCGCCCGTGCAACTGGGCACCACGGCCTACCGGATCGCCCAGGAAGCGCTGACCAACGTGCTGCGGCACGCGCCGGGGTCCACAGCGGACGTGACCGTGCGTGGCGGGCCCGGTGTCGGCCTGTCGATCGAGGTGGTGAACCCGTTGCCCGCCACCGCGCCGGAACCGTCGCCGGGCTCGGGGACCGGGCTGACCGGCGTCAGCGAACGGGTCTCGCTGCTCGGCGGGAACGTCAGCGCGGGACCGACCGACGAGCGCGTGTTCGCCCTCCGGGCGTGGCTGCCGTGGGAGCCGCACTAGCATGTCCGGGTGACCCAGCGCCCCTTACGCGTGCTGCTCGTCGACGACGACGCGATGGTGCGGACCGGGCTGTCCATGATCCTGGGCAGCACGGGGGACATCGCCGTGGTCGGGGAAGCCGGGGACGGC from the Amycolatopsis magusensis genome contains:
- a CDS encoding sensor histidine kinase; translated protein: MARRVLGVLITVLAVTACVISSIFVFASTGYLPEADTFVPNAWSTLSFLAAIGAAVMLCWRHQWPLVITGITLVPSLLLGADALAALVALAALAANRRDHWLWAAAGAVYAATALAVLRDANRHEEVSIAGAIVGTQYGFAQIVGVLVLTAIMLAIPLTVGIVRGVRGDLARREAQEQELRAEMTRRAERTRIAREMHDVLGHRLSLLSLQAGALEVTHDPESSTVAARTVRTTARQSLEDLRQVIGVLRDGQGFADRETGSPSPERPQPTLTDLPELIAGARQSGLPVNATIMLDQATAAPVQLGTTAYRIAQEALTNVLRHAPGSTADVTVRGGPGVGLSIEVVNPLPATAPEPSPGSGTGLTGVSERVSLLGGNVSAGPTDERVFALRAWLPWEPH